In the Malania oleifera isolate guangnan ecotype guangnan chromosome 1, ASM2987363v1, whole genome shotgun sequence genome, one interval contains:
- the LOC131149035 gene encoding glutamate receptor 2.1-like has product MALVLLSSQEASTGELGTGTVKGIIGAIVDESSHIGKEEKVAMEMAIDDFTCKNNESLVLHIKDSGKEPLRAALSAIDLINERQVQAIIGPQAWGEISLVAEIGSQAQIPVLSFGEEIPPWATEKWPFLLQASPDNYAQMEAVAAIIQSWGWHRVTIIYEDIGSASTRVIPHLPAALREAGAEVSHIVPLLPFASSLSKELKSLKRRQCRVFVVQYSSLALANHLFKTAKKMKMIGKDYVWITTDTITSLIHSVNASTISSMQGILGVKRYIPETMPCYRDFYSRFHERFRLKHPEEGSYEPGIFALQAYNAAWTVAMAIREGGIGGQRLLKKILESEFSGLTGKIQFTDGKLAPMQIFQIINVVGKSYRELGFWTYNLGFSETIDESTTYNTSMKSLGQVIWPGGPWSVPEGWTRPPASDPLKIGVPTSSVFNYLLNVEYQSGNKASFSGFSMDLFKAITEDLPFYLSYDLIGFNGTYDALVDQVYLKKFDAAVGDVAITANRSQLVDFTQPYTRTGLVMIVPVHAQTSNSAWLFIKPFTKAMWISTLLITLYNSFVFWLIERNNCLELEGSILNRVGTLLWLAFQTLLPIKGEKLHSNLSRIVMVVWLFVALVITQSYTASLTTMLTVQSLQPTVDNVEVLKNNNVAVGCSGVSFIKRYLEGVIGFRHENIKNFSKPDEYAKALRRKEIGALFIEASLSKVFLARHCKGFGVAGPTYQIGGFGFAFQKGSPLLPDISKAILNLSEIGKLKEMENSLMGSQTCVEEEEWEDQHPSLSPNSFWVLFIITGGTSTLALLVYVFHGKKTQNNSLHGHRRIWETAAAMLLTHRENGRKLFSRKVSDAENHGGLAQGPVDSGPGQPEFEQPGR; this is encoded by the exons ATGGCCTTGGTTTTATTATCTTCACAAGAAGCGAGTACTGGTGAATTAGGCACTGGTACGGTGAAGGGCATCATTGGTGCTATTGTGGATGAAAGTTCTCACATCGGCAAAGAAGAGAAAGTGGCAATGGAGATGGCAATAGATGATTTTACCTGCAAAAATAACGAGAGCTTGGTCCTGCACATTAAAGACTCTGGAAAGGAACCCCTTCGAGCAGCGCTTTCTG CCATAGATCTTATCAATGAGCGGCAAGTGCAAGCAATCATAGGGCCACAAGCATGGGGAGAAATATCTTTGGTTGCTGAGATAGGCAGCCAAGCTCAAATCCCAGTACTCTCTTTTGGGGAAGAAATTCCACCATGGGCAACAGAGAAATGGCCCTTCCTCCTTCAAGCCTCGCCCGATAATTACGCACAAATGGAAGCTGTGGCTGCAATTATTCAGTCTTGGGGGTGGCACCGAGTCACTATAATATATGAGGACATAGGTTCAGCTTCCACAAGAGTCATCCCTCATCTCCCTGCTGCCTTACGAGAAGCTGGTGCAGAAGTAAGTCACATTGTTCCCCTTCTGCCTTTTGCTTCTTCATTATCCAAAGAGCTCAAGAGCCTCAAAAGGAGGCAATGTAGAGTCTTCGTGGTTCAATATTCATCTTTGGCATTGGCTAATCATCTATTCAAAACAGCTAAGAAAATGAAGATGATTGGGAAGGATTATGTATGGATTACTACAGACACAATCACAAGTCTTATCCATTCTGTCAATGCCTCCACCATTTCTTCAATGCAAGGCATCCTAGGAGTCAAGCGTTATATTCCGGAAACCATGCCTTGTTACAGGGATTTCTACTCTAGATTTCACGAAAGGTTTAGACTAAAACACCCtgaagaaggaagctatgaaccAGGAATTTTTGCATTGCAGGCATATAATGCTGCATGGACAGTGGCTATGGCAATAAGGGAAGGTGGTATAGGAGGTCAACGGCTACTAAAGAAAATCCTAGAAAGTGAGTTCTCTGGCTTGACAGGAAAGATTCAATTTACCGATGGGAAACTAGCTCCGATGCAGATATTTCAAATCATTAATGTGGTGGGGAAGAGTTATAGAGAACTAGGGTTTTGGACATACAACTTGGGTTTCTCAGAGACCATAGATGAGAGTACTACTTACAACACTTCTATGAAGAGTTTAGGGCAGGTGATTTGGCCTGGGGGACCTTGGTCTGTTCCAGAAGGATGGACTCGTCCACCAGCATCCGACCCACTTAAGATTGGAGTTCCCACATCATCTGTATTCAACTATTTATTGAATGTGGAATACCAATCCGGAAATAAAGCTTCCTTCTCTGGTTTTTCAATGGATCTTTTCAAGGCAATCACAGAAGACTTGCCATTTTATTTGTCATATGACTTAATTGGCTTCAATGGCACATATGACGCATTAGTGGATCAAGTTTATCTAAAG AAGTTCGATGCAGCAGTTGGTGATGTGGCGATAACTGCCAACCGAAGCCAGCTTGTAGACTTCACACAGCCCTACACTCGGACAGGATTGGTGATGATAGTACCTGTGCATGCACAAACATCTAATAGTGCATGGCTTTTCATAAAGCCCTTCACAAAAGCCATGTGGATTTCAACCCTTTTGATCACTCTCTACAATAGCTTTGTTTTTTGGTTGATCGAACGAAATAACTGCCTCGAACTTGAAGGTTCCATCCTAAATCGAGTGGGGACCTTGCTTTGGTTAGCCTTCCAAACACTCCTCCCTATAAAAG GGGAGAAGCTACATAGCAATTTATCCCGGATAGTAATGGTGGTATGGCTGTTTGTGGCATTAGTCATCACTCAAAGTTACACAGCTAGCCTCACCACCATGCTCACCGTCCAATCGCTACAACCCACCGTGGACAATGTTGAGGTACTAAAGAATAACAATGTGGCTGTTGGGTGCAGTGGGGTATCCTTTATTAAAAGGTACTTGGAGGGGGTCATAGGTTTTCGACATGAAAACATCAAGAATTTCAGTAAACCAGATGAATATGCCAAAGCCCTAAGACGCAAAGAGATAGGGGCTCTTTTCATTGAAGCTTCATTGTCAAAAGTTTTCCTTGCAAGACACTGCAAGGGTTTCGGTGTTGCTGGCCCAACATATCAAATTGGAGGATTTGGATTT GCATTTCAAAAGGGGTCTCCTCTGCTTCCCGACATCTCCAAAGCGATTTTGAACCTCTCGGAAattggaaagctcaaagaaatgGAGAACAGCTTGATGGGATCACAGACGTGCGTCGAAGAGGAGGAATGGGAGGACCAACATCCTAGCCTCAGCCCCAACAGCTTCTGGGTACTCTTCATCATAACAGGGGGAACATCAACATTGGCTCTGCTGGTCTATGTCTTTCATGGCAAGAAAACACAAAACAATTCTCTGCATGGACACAGAAGGATTTGGGAAACTGCAGCTGCAATGCTACTCACACACCGGGAGAATGGAAGGAAGCTGTTCTCTAGAAAAGTCAGTGATGCAGAAAACCATGGAGGACTTGCTCAAGGCCCAGTAGACTCCGGTCCGGGGCAACCGGAGTTTGAACAGCCCGGCCGATAG